CGCTATCAGCGCCGAGGAGCAGGCCCTCCTGAGCGAGATCGTGCAGCGGGTGGCCCAGGAGCAATCCTGCAGCCCTGAGCAGCTCGCGCTGGCAGCGCTGGAACTGAGCCTCGGTGGCAAGTCACTGCTGCTCCACGGCAACGATGACTTCAGCCAGGCGCGCTCCCAGGGTCTGAACCGCCGCGATGGCCGGGAGAGCCGCGACAGCAGGGAGTTCGGCAACCGGGAACCGCGCCGCAGCCGCAGCGAGCGCCCCGTGGGCGCACCCGAAGCCGACATGGAGCGTTTCCGGGTCGAGCTCGGCTGGCGCGACCGCATCAAGCCGGGCAATCTGGTGGGCGCGATCGCCAACGAGACCGGCCTGCAGGGCCGGGCGATCGGCCGGATTCAGATCTTCGACACCCACAGCGTCATCGATCTTCCCAAGGGGATGCCCGAGGACATCTTCCAGGGGCTGCGCAGCCTCAGGGTGCTGAACAAGCCCCTGCAGATCTCCCGCTTCCGGGGCTGAGCTGACCACCCCGGGGCGACCACCGCGCCGGGGCTGAACCGGGCCGCCCCCGGGGCAGCCGGAGGGTCACGCGCACAGCCGGGTCACTGAGGTGTAGCTGCTGGTGGTGATGTCGGTCACCGAGAGGCTTTCCACAGCGGCGATCAGGGAGGCCTGCACCTCCTCGGTTTCACTCATCACCAGGCTCTGCAGCAGGTCGAAACGATCCTGCGGAGCCAGCTCTCCATCCTCGCTCCAGGCGAGGCTCCAGGGAACAGGGGCCGTCATCTCAGCTTCGGGATTGGATCAGGATTTGCTGACAATGGGTCAGTCCTGGGGATCAGCGGCACTTCTACAGGGTGTCTTCACAACACCTTCAACCTTCGCCATAGTCCGGCGGGCCCGGCCGTAAGGTGGTGGGCGATTTCAGGCGTCGTTGCGCCCCCATGGGTCGTCCAGCTTCCGCTGGCCATTTCCCCTGGACCCGCAGCATCTCCCGAATCAGTTCCAGGTTTTGCTCCATTAATGACCATCTACGTTGGCAACCTCTCGTTCCAGGCTGAACGCGAGGACCTGCTCGATCTCTTCGGCCAGTACGGAGAGGTCCGTCAGTGCAGCCTGCCGCTCGATCGTGAAACCGGTCGCAAGCGCGGCTTCGCCTTTGTTGAACTCACCAGCGATGCCGACGAACAGAAGGCCATCGACGACCTGCAGGACGTCGAGTGGATGGGCCGGATGATCCGCGTCAACAAGGCCACCCCCCGCGAAGGCGGCGGCGGGGGCGGCAACCGTGGCGGCTACGGCGGTGGCGGTGGCGGTGGCGGCAACCGTGCCGGTGGCTATGGCGGCGGGGGCGGCGGCAACCGCTGGTGAGCGCCGGTCGGCACTGCCGCCCTGATCTCATCGAACGCTGACCCCAGCGTGCCCGGCCTGGGGCCGGGTTTTTTTTGCCGGCCTGGTGCCGCCGGTGCTGCCGAGAGCCTCCCCCCGACAAGGGAGAGTGGGCGGTACGCGCTCACCGATCGCTCCTCCCCCCATGGCTCACCAGGCGCCGGCCTCCCCCACGGCCTTGCAGCGGCTGCTCAT
This portion of the Cyanobium sp. NIES-981 genome encodes:
- a CDS encoding RNA-binding protein, translated to MTIYVGNLSFQAEREDLLDLFGQYGEVRQCSLPLDRETGRKRGFAFVELTSDADEQKAIDDLQDVEWMGRMIRVNKATPREGGGGGGNRGGYGGGGGGGGNRAGGYGGGGGGNRW